In the genome of Oncorhynchus mykiss isolate Arlee chromosome 18, USDA_OmykA_1.1, whole genome shotgun sequence, one region contains:
- the LOC118941087 gene encoding uncharacterized protein LOC118941087: protein MTSKMSVFVSVVFPASIKKGTQGFLRASIGEKVKCTMVQPYKDSKAERSKFPLCFNEWKYFSIQIPKSTDNTLGVCESHRLVVELIFFEQDTGVPKLIGKTFVKLLDIVSKSQMNHLLELRLKRQIICKLEMEMVIAYGSLGYGYSHQLKHPNRNMESLVERSLFLRCPPPDDRKDHHYNVVTPKPVPYSDFIAALMYRETTNPDNRTTYPSNSTISPIILECMEKRGRLLQMHEEMEAFESSEDSLQYLEKLVMKKGIRTGTPWRMNKRFKVLSKWRKKATMVSKLLNFGGCSEAAKQQRDNMLPTGPLGVTPPVPLLKRLAMQQEKIPLVNENEVSEMSKPPSPRKILAAESGLSTCMASTQVAQSAPFSPPPSDQYTTPPTVATPPTSAVAHKASPPSSVASSSMDHLVQSRASSSPRHITLVLPEGPATPASTSASASTSAQPSTRHIPKPTNVAIPIHLTSLCVLTTLEEEGEEEDGEEEEEDREEEDREEEDREEEEGEEEDGEEEDGKKKEVHATVSSSLLKTLSSLTLTPKVALHATLVHSRQQSRHGQLEECQPASPSYQQEECQPANPSYQQEECHPANLSYQQEECQPANPSYQQEECQPANPGYQPYQESPSRGKSDRDQGRTGSGAAGGVRESGWTQTQREAAGMGSIGSRWKLNFAGLGSLGSGGQRREEDAPCSSTAFRSPTLIDLAPPRLLGAWTENIATVPIPIGGGGGGLDWRSGGLPAAQRTSPTLCSQLISPLSIPPASDPLSQSPLTRSPLPHLGSRATDTPSPDLETWTLDSSPFLGGMLCESNPPDLHVGQTSGGSNTDRHTQRSGGASSSTEPLTTLHSWLSSDNLPTGAGSDSGQWSLLSEIDMSPLRSGLVFSPLTPISTSDPLTPSSSHTRSTRGSKPGKERPRIVETPHSPYHRRNRDHRDYYGKM from the exons atgactagtaAAATGAGTGTTTTCGTGAGCGTTGTGTTCCCAGCTTCCATAAAGAAAGGCACCCAGGGCTTCCTGAGGGCGAGTATTGGGGAGAAGGTGAAGTGTACTATGGTCCAGCCCTACAAGGACTCCAAGGCTGAGCGCTCCAAGTTCCCCCTCTGCTTCAACGAGTGGAAGTATTTCTCCATACAG ATTCCTAAGAGCACTGATAACACGCTGGGTGTCTGTGAGTCACACCGTCTGGTGGTGGAGCTCATCTTCTTTGAGCAGGACACGGGCGTTCCCAAGCTCATAGGAAAGACCTTTGTCAAACTGCTGGACATCGTCAGT AAATCACAAATGAACCACCTGCTGGAGCTGAGGCTCAAGCGCCAG ATCATCTGTAagctggagatggagatggtgattgcGTATGGATCCTTGGGTTACGGATACTCCCACCAG TTGAAGCACCCAAATAGAAACATGGAGAGCCTAGTGGAGCGCTCGCTCTTCCTCCGCTGTCCACCACCAGACGACCGCAAAGACCATCACTA TAATGTGGTCACTCCTAAGCCAGTACCTTATTCAGACTTTATCGCAGCGCTGATGTACAGAGAGACCACCAACCCAGACAACAGAACGACTTACCCCTCAAACAGCACAATATCCCCCATCATCCTGGAATGTATGGAGAAGAGGGGCAG GCTACTGCAGATGCATGAGGAGATGGAGGCGTTTGAGTCGTCCGAGGACTCCCTGCAGTACCTGGAGAAACTGGTGATGAAGAAAGGGATTagaaccggtaccccctggagGATGAACAAGAGGTtcaag GTTCTCTCTAAGTGGAGGAAAAAGGCAACGATGGTCTCCAAGCTGCTCAATTTTGGAGGCTGTTCAGAGGCGGCGAAACAACAGAGAGACAACATGTTGCCCACGGGGCCATTGG GTGTGACTCCCCCTGTGCCACTTTTAAAGCGCCTTGCCATGCAACAG GAGAAAATACCCTTAGTCAACGAGAACGAAGTGTCTGAAATGAGCAAGCCTCCATCTCCCAGAAAGATCCTGGCTGCAGAATCTGGCCTGTCCACATGTATGGCCTCCACCCAGGTTGCCCAGTCAGCCCCATTCTCTCCACCTCCATCTGATCAATATACCACACCGCCAACAGTAGCCACCCCACCTACATCAGCCGTGGCCCATAAGGCATCTCCCCCTAGCAGTGTGGCCTCCAGCTCCATGGACCACCTTGTCCAGTCCAGGGCCAGCTCTTCCCCCAGACACATCACCCTGGTCCTGCCTGAGGGTCCCGCCACCCCAGCTTCCACCTCAGCCTCAGCCTCCACCTCCGCTCAGCCCAGTACCAGACACATCCCTAAACCCACCAATGTGGCCATTCCCATCCACCTGACCTCCCTCTGTGTTCTTACTACcctggaggaagaaggagaggaggaagacggagaggaggaggaggaagacagagaggaggaagacagagaggaggaagacagagaggaggaagaaggagaggaggaagacggagaggaggaggatgggaagAAAAAGGAGGTGCATGCTACAGTATCGTCCTCCCTCCTCAAGACGCTCTCCTCTCTGACGCTGACCCCCAAGGTGGCCCTCCATGCCACCCTGGTGCACTCGCGCCAACAGAGCAGGCATGGGCAGCTGGAGGAATGTCAGCCAGCTAGCCCCAGCTACCAGCAGGAGGAGTGTCAGCCAGCTAACCCCAGCTACCAGCAGGAGGAGTGTCATCCAGCTAACCTCAGCTACCAGCAGGAGGAGTGTCAGCCAGCTAACCCCAGCTACCAGCAGGAGGAGTGTCAGCCAGCTAACCCCGGCTACCAGCCTTACCAGGAGAGCCCGTCCAGGGGGAAGAGTGACCGAGACCAGGGGAGGACTGGTAGTGGTGCCGCTGGAGGAGTGAGGGAGTCGGGGTGGACCCAGACCCAGAGAGAGGCTGCTGGAATGGGCAGCATTGGAAGTCGGTGGAAGCTGAATTTTGCTGGGCTTGGCTCTCTTGGTTCCGGAGGGCAGAGGAGGGAAGAAGATGCCCCATGCAGCAGCACTGCCTTCAGGTCCCCTACACTGATCGACCTGGCCCCACCACGGCTGCTGGGGGCCTGGACCGAGAACATTGCCACTGTGCCGATACCCataggagggggtgggggaggcCTGGACTGGAGATCTGGAGGTCTGCCTGCTGCCCAGAGAACCAGCCCGACTCTCTGCTCTCAGTTAATCTCCCCCCTGTCCATCCCACCGGCATCCGACCCTCTGAGCCAAAGCCCTCTGACGCGCTCCCCCCTGCCGCACCTCGGCTCACGGGCCACTGACACACCTTCTCCAGACCTGGAAACCTGGACCCTAGATAGTTCTCCCTTCCTCGGTGGCATGCTGTGTGAGTCCAACCCTCCAGATCTACATGTAGGCCAAACCAGTGGTGGCAGCAACACTGACAGGCACACCCAGAGATCAGGAGGAGCCAGCTCCAGCACAGAACCACTCACCACACTCCACTCCTGGCTCAGCAGTGACAATCTCCCCACCGGAGCTGGCTCAGACTCTGGACAGTGGTCCCTCCTCTCAGAGATCGACATGTCACCACTCCGCAGCGGACTGGTCTTCTCCCCCCTTACCCCCATCTCCACCTCCGACCCCCTCACCCCCAGCTCCTCCCATACCAGAAGCACCAGAGGCAGCAAGCCAGGCAAGGAGAGACCCAGGATTGTGGAGACACCGCATTCCCCATATCACAGGCGCAACAGAGACCACAGAGATTATTATGGGAAGATgtag